The following nucleotide sequence is from Paeniglutamicibacter kerguelensis.
TCTGGTGGATTTCCTGCAGCCGTCGGGTCCGTTGTTCCTGCTCCGCCGAAAGGCCGGGTTCACTGGAAAACGACAAGTGATCACGTAATTGTGCGGATAGGTCAACGATGCCCACGGACGGCGCCGGGCTTCCCAGCGCCTGGTCGAGCTGTCCCATCAGTCCCGCCCAGCCGGCGGCCGCGGTCCTTGCCGCCTGCTTCTCGGCCGCGAAAGTGTCCAGTGCCGTCGAGACGATTTCCAGTGCCGTTCCCACATAGTCACGGTGAATCATCAAGAAAGCCATCCTCAGTTCAAACGCTTGCACCGCCTGCCGCGGGACTCCGGATTTGTCCCTCCAAACCTATCCCACGCGGGAAAAGCCGCGGGCCACGGTGGTCTCGGGCCAGCCTCATCGGGCCGGCCGACAATACAACAACGACTCCCCGTCGCCGGCTGTCCAAACACGCCTTGACCAGACGATGTCGGGTTTCCAAAGTCAGTTTTCTCCATGGCACGAAGGCTGACGCGTTGATCCACTTCGAGTATCGTTGGCCGCACGCGGCAAGGCATCCGCGGAGAACTGAATAGTCTTCTGATCACACGCGGCTGGAGAATCCCGGACAGCACTCGGGCACCGACGGGCGTAAGCACCCGCAATCCACCAGATACCGAAAACGGCCGTGTGAGGAAACTCCGGAGAGCGACCCCGGGATGGGTGGCTCACCGCATTGAACCCTTCGATGAACGGTAGACCCCCCCACATGAGCATTCCCGCCGCATTGCCCGCCGCCGTTGCTGACAGCAATTCCACGGATATCCTCGCCATCGCCAACTCGCCGTTCCTCTGGGCCTGCGCCGTCGGCGTCTTCTTGGTCATCGTTCTCCAGAGCATCATCTACCTGAAGGCAGCCGATACCGCAGCGCCCCACGTCGGGATGACAAAGGACGAGCTCAAGACCAGCTTCCGCGCCGGCGCCATCTCCGCACTGGGGCCCTCGCTGGCAGTGGTCATGGTCGCCGTCGCGCTGCTCACGGTCTTCGGAACCCCCGCCGTGCTGGTGCGCATCGGCCTGATCGGGTCGGTGTCCTATGAAACGGCGGCCGCGGCCATCGCCGCCAAGACCGCCGGCGCCGAACTCGGCGGCCCCACCTACACCCAGGCGGTCTTCGGCCTGGCCTTGGCCGCCATGAGCCTGGGCGGGGCCATGTGGATGATCGCCACCCTCATCCTGACCCCACTGCTCAAGCGCGGCGACTCGGCGCTGCGCAAGGTCAACCCCGCCATCATGCTGGTTGTTCCGGGCGCGGCGATGATCGCCGCATTCATGGTCCTTGGCCTCGGGGAACTGTCCAAGTCGTGGCTCCACGTGGTCGCGTTCGTGTCCTCGGCCGCGATCATGACGGTCCTGATGCTTATCGCCAAACGGGTCAACAAACCGTGGATCAAGGAATGGGCGCTGGGCATCGCCATCATCCTGTCC
It contains:
- a CDS encoding DUF5058 family protein, with the translated sequence MSIPAALPAAVADSNSTDILAIANSPFLWACAVGVFLVIVLQSIIYLKAADTAAPHVGMTKDELKTSFRAGAISALGPSLAVVMVAVALLTVFGTPAVLVRIGLIGSVSYETAAAAIAAKTAGAELGGPTYTQAVFGLALAAMSLGGAMWMIATLILTPLLKRGDSALRKVNPAIMLVVPGAAMIAAFMVLGLGELSKSWLHVVAFVSSAAIMTVLMLIAKRVNKPWIKEWALGIAIILSLAITYAATRLP